The Pontibacter korlensis sequence GAATACGACACAAGAGCTGTTCAACGAGCATACCCCGGATGCGCTGAACGTGCTCCTCGACAGCATCGCCGGGAAAAAGCAGGTCACCCTGCAGTATCAGGCCCCCTATGCAGATGAGTTGACAGACCGCACCATTGAACCGGTGGGCCTTTTTCATGAGAGCAACCACTGGTACGTACTGGCGTACTGCCACTTACGGGCCGCTTACCGCCAGTTCCGCACCGACCGCATGATGCGGATCCGGCTCACCCAACAGCCCTTCACCAGGGAACACGGTGCCCTGGCTGACCATCGTAAGCCAGCCCCGCCTCCGGCCACCACCCTGGTGACCATACGCGTAGATAAAGAGGCCGCCAGCTACATCAGCAACGGGCGGAAGTACTATGGCTTTGTATCCGAGCAAGTCGTGGGCGATAAGGTAGAGATGAGGTTTATGGCCACCGATTTACGGGACGGCTTGCCCCGCTGGTACCTCATGTTTGCCGACTGCGCCGAGATCGTGGGGCCTGAAAGCTTCCGGGAGCGGGTGCTCGAGCTGCTCGAGAAGGCCAGAGCCAACCTCTAAGCCGACACCTTCCTTAATCCTCCAACTCCTCACAGGCATACCCTGCCTGGCGCAGGCTGCTGATGATCACTGAAGCCTGGAGCGAAAAGGCTTCGACCCGGAGGATATGATCGCAATCCTCCAGGTCGAAATTCCATGACTCCCCGCTGCCCATCAGGCTGTCCAGCATAGGCTCCACCTGCCGGGCTTTGCGGCAGGTAGTGACCGATGTTCTGAATACCAGTACTGTTTTCATACCTTGTCACTTACACTTTACCTGTCCCAGAATTGAGGCGGTTCCAGTCCCAGCGTCCGCAAGTACACATACCCCTGCGCGCGGTGGTGGATCTCGTTGTCGATAAAGTAAAAGATAGTGGACCACACCGTTCCCTCGTACTCCCCGAAGGCCAGGATCCGCTCCTGAAACCGCTCCTGTGGGATTTGCCCCCAGTAGCGGTCGAGTTCGGTAGTGGCCTCATCCCACAGGGCCAGCATGCCGGCCTTGGTCTTTGCCTGCTCCAGCTGCTCGTTCAGCTCTTCGACCGGCTCTCCGGCCACCTGCCGGATGCCCGGCACCGCGATGGCCAGCAGCTCCTGCACCATATCCCCGAACGGCCGCATGCCGCCAAGTGAATAGGTGTAAAGCTCCTGCTCAGGAAAGGCCTCGATTACGCGGCGTGTCAGGCGCCTGTGTCCTTGCCAGTGCTCGAGTAACTGGGCAGAAGTGATGACTTCGGTTGTTTTTACTCTCGTGTCCATACTTTGTGCTTTTAGTGAAACATATTATTACCACAAAGCTATAGTCCCCCAGTGACAACGGAATGTCAGCAGCATTTCGATTTTTTTGTTTTGCCGCCGCATTCTTAAAGCCACAAACTTCCTTCCACCCCGGCCCTTTGTTCAGCTCCCGGTTGTTAAACCCCAAGCGGAGTGCGGGGCCAAGCTTGTTGCTTGCTGCCTTATGAAGGCAAAGTTGCCTGAACCAGATATACTGGGGCGTCTCAGCTGTGAAATAGTTTGCGCCATTTACAAAAATCAACTTGCTGTTCCAGGTGATTTGGTTCGTGTGGTTTGGTGAAATAGGGGCCAACATGGCTGTGGGGAGCATCGGGACGGGAGCTGCATGTACTTTGGAAAGAAGAGCCAGAGGAGGCGCATCTCCCCTTCCGAGCCATTTAAAAGACATATTCCCCAGTCTTTCATTCTGGGGCAAAGCTAGCCTTCAGGGCCGGACACGGGAGCAAGGTCGTGCAGACAAAATGGGTATCCACCTAGGGCGGACCCTCCGCATTTTCTCCGCCTCCACCTTGCCCTTCCTCCGGCGCCGAAGGCGGCGGGGGCACCATAATCAATTCCACACACTCAAAAGAAAGATGATTATGGAAAAGACACTCAGATCCGCCACTACCCGTGTAGCCGAAGTCAAGCTCTCCTACCGCAACCGCATAAAGCCCAGCCAAAGACCGCAGGTCACCTGCTCTGCTGACTCCTACAGGATCCTCAAGGAAAGCTGGGACTTAAGCAAGCTGGAGTTTATAGAGCAGTTCAAAGTCCTGCTCCTAAACCGGGCCAACAGCGTGCTGGGCGTCTAGGAGCTCTCCACCGGCGGCGTGACCG is a genomic window containing:
- a CDS encoding helix-turn-helix transcriptional regulator produces the protein MKKDILNRFDRIVAILIHLQSGHVVKAQELADRFEVSLRTIYRDVRSLEAAGVPITGEAGVGYALVEGYRLPPVLFTPEEAASFVAAEKLMQKFSDRALGAHYEAAMYKIKSVLKSHTKERVAALQAQVWVNTTQELFNEHTPDALNVLLDSIAGKKQVTLQYQAPYADELTDRTIEPVGLFHESNHWYVLAYCHLRAAYRQFRTDRMMRIRLTQQPFTREHGALADHRKPAPPPATTLVTIRVDKEAASYISNGRKYYGFVSEQVVGDKVEMRFMATDLRDGLPRWYLMFADCAEIVGPESFRERVLELLEKARANL
- a CDS encoding DinB family protein, encoding MDTRVKTTEVITSAQLLEHWQGHRRLTRRVIEAFPEQELYTYSLGGMRPFGDMVQELLAIAVPGIRQVAGEPVEELNEQLEQAKTKAGMLALWDEATTELDRYWGQIPQERFQERILAFGEYEGTVWSTIFYFIDNEIHHRAQGYVYLRTLGLEPPQFWDR